A window of Christiangramia forsetii KT0803 contains these coding sequences:
- a CDS encoding SusC/RagA family TonB-linked outer membrane protein gives MRLTFFFLFIMIVQVQANSYSQNAKVTLQLEEKSIEEVLKKIETLSEFKFLYNSKEIDFERKISVNYVKEPISRVLRNIFLDTGITFQVINKQIILKSDLNKVTSYNVEQRNKKVFQQVITGTVTDDNGMPLPGVNITVEGTTIGATTNFDGNYSIEAPSNESVLLFKFLGMKTARKTVGDQTVLNVVMKTDSQSLDEVIVTATGTKKRVEIGNAISQLQVSDDVKERPINNVSDLIQGQASGVQIYNSGGSTGMGSRIRIRGSNSASLSNEPVIYVDGVLINNQSNSISFETGGQSPSRFNDINPEDIESIEIIKGPSAATLYGSIAANGVILVTTKKGKFGKARWSAYLESGLVQDIGDYPKNYQALDAAGNPGFNFEAAEGEFTPSIINSFQPLNDPDTSPFRTGNSYGVGLSVSGGTEKINYYVSGNFGDNEGVLPVSNIRRTNFRANLGTDITDELKINITTGYTNSDLELPLNDNFSLALMSQGLSGNATRDVNNGWGEFTPEELFTIDTRQRINRYTTGLNTNWTPNDNLTFRLAGGLDFTSRWDSQFFPTGEAPAFLNYDEGAKFSNRFNEFVYTLDAVGSYEANIWKNISSRSSIGFQYLQNLTQGTLASGFQIVAGSRSIAGAAVTESSEQTVESRTVGVFVEEQVGFDEKLYITGALRADRGSAFGASFDAVIYPKVSASWLITKESFFETGDWLNSLRLRGAWGASGVQPGTNDALRFFTPIAATVDGGQNVTGVTFGSVGNANLKPERSSEIELGLDASFFTNRINLELTYFNKETDDALIFRQLPLSLGVGEGRFENLGSVKNTGVEVALDLRILETETTYFNLNFIASFIDNELVRLGDGIQPVIFGVQRHVEGYPLGGYWDEQYTFNDANGDGLIAIDEVQVGELTYLGTPFATTDISVTPELGLFRERIILQGLLNYRGGQKLYNNTASWRNGNNNTRELNDPSSSLEGQARAIASKFYGTDAGYIEDASFLRLRELSLTYNFSRELIKNIGFSNLSFTVSGQNLGLWTDYSGLDPEISSAGQNNFVTEEFLSQPPVRSWKARLNLTF, from the coding sequence ATGAGGCTCACATTCTTTTTCCTCTTTATAATGATTGTTCAGGTCCAGGCCAATAGCTATTCTCAGAATGCTAAAGTCACCCTACAACTTGAGGAAAAAAGTATAGAAGAAGTATTAAAAAAAATTGAAACACTTAGTGAATTCAAATTCTTATATAATAGTAAAGAAATTGATTTTGAAAGAAAAATTTCTGTGAATTATGTTAAAGAACCTATTTCTCGAGTCCTCAGGAATATATTCCTTGATACAGGAATTACTTTTCAAGTTATTAATAAACAAATAATCCTAAAATCTGATCTGAATAAAGTTACTTCTTACAACGTCGAACAAAGAAATAAAAAGGTATTTCAACAGGTGATTACTGGGACTGTGACCGATGATAATGGAATGCCTTTACCAGGTGTAAATATTACTGTTGAGGGTACTACAATAGGTGCTACTACAAACTTTGACGGGAATTATTCTATTGAAGCCCCCTCCAATGAATCTGTGCTTTTGTTTAAATTTTTAGGAATGAAGACAGCTCGTAAGACCGTAGGCGACCAAACCGTTCTAAATGTTGTTATGAAGACAGATTCGCAGTCTTTGGACGAAGTTATTGTGACGGCTACCGGTACCAAAAAAAGGGTAGAAATAGGTAATGCAATTTCACAGTTACAAGTAAGTGATGATGTAAAAGAGCGGCCCATCAACAATGTTTCTGATCTAATCCAGGGACAGGCTTCCGGGGTGCAAATTTATAATAGCGGCGGATCTACCGGCATGGGTTCTCGCATCCGGATTAGAGGATCTAATAGTGCTTCTTTATCGAATGAGCCTGTAATATATGTTGATGGGGTATTAATTAATAATCAATCTAATTCCATTTCGTTTGAAACTGGTGGTCAATCCCCTTCAAGATTTAACGATATAAATCCAGAAGATATAGAATCCATAGAGATTATTAAAGGACCCTCTGCAGCAACTCTATACGGTTCCATCGCAGCTAACGGTGTTATTTTAGTAACTACTAAAAAAGGAAAATTTGGAAAAGCCAGATGGTCCGCTTATCTGGAAAGTGGGTTAGTTCAAGATATTGGTGACTACCCAAAGAATTACCAAGCCCTAGATGCCGCAGGCAATCCTGGTTTCAATTTTGAAGCCGCAGAAGGAGAGTTTACACCAAGCATCATTAATTCTTTTCAACCTCTAAACGATCCCGACACTTCACCATTTAGAACCGGGAATTCATATGGGGTTGGGCTTAGTGTTTCAGGAGGCACCGAAAAAATAAATTATTATGTATCGGGTAATTTCGGAGATAATGAAGGGGTACTACCAGTGAGTAATATTCGCCGAACAAATTTTCGTGCCAATTTAGGTACAGATATTACCGATGAACTAAAAATAAATATTACCACAGGATATACCAATAGTGATTTAGAATTGCCACTCAATGATAATTTCTCATTGGCACTTATGTCCCAGGGGCTCAGTGGGAATGCAACCCGGGATGTTAATAATGGATGGGGGGAATTTACACCAGAGGAATTGTTCACCATTGATACAAGACAGCGTATAAACCGTTATACTACCGGGCTTAATACTAATTGGACTCCAAATGACAATTTAACCTTTAGATTAGCCGGGGGCCTTGACTTTACTTCCAGGTGGGATAGTCAATTCTTTCCCACCGGAGAGGCTCCTGCTTTCCTTAATTATGATGAGGGCGCCAAATTTTCCAACAGGTTTAATGAATTCGTTTATACCTTGGATGCTGTAGGTTCATATGAGGCCAACATATGGAAGAACATAAGTTCAAGAAGTTCAATAGGGTTTCAATATCTACAAAATCTAACGCAGGGCACACTTGCTTCTGGTTTTCAGATAGTTGCTGGGAGTAGGTCAATCGCAGGTGCTGCCGTAACAGAAAGTTCAGAACAAACCGTAGAATCACGGACAGTGGGGGTTTTTGTGGAAGAGCAAGTAGGTTTTGATGAAAAACTTTACATTACAGGAGCCCTCCGTGCTGATAGAGGAAGTGCATTTGGAGCTTCTTTCGATGCGGTAATTTACCCTAAAGTAAGTGCTTCATGGTTAATTACAAAAGAATCATTTTTTGAAACAGGAGACTGGTTAAATTCACTTCGCTTAAGAGGTGCATGGGGGGCATCTGGCGTTCAACCAGGGACTAATGATGCACTCAGGTTTTTTACTCCAATTGCCGCGACAGTAGATGGGGGACAAAATGTAACAGGAGTTACTTTTGGCAGTGTTGGAAATGCAAATTTAAAACCGGAACGATCTAGTGAAATTGAATTGGGGCTGGACGCCTCCTTTTTCACTAACCGTATAAATTTAGAGCTAACATATTTTAATAAGGAAACTGATGATGCGTTGATTTTTAGGCAGTTACCGTTATCTCTTGGAGTAGGAGAAGGTAGGTTTGAGAACTTAGGTTCAGTGAAAAATACCGGTGTTGAAGTAGCTTTAGATCTACGTATTTTAGAAACAGAAACCACCTACTTTAATTTAAACTTTATAGCTTCATTTATAGACAATGAACTGGTACGACTTGGTGACGGTATTCAACCAGTTATTTTTGGAGTCCAGCGCCATGTAGAGGGCTATCCTTTAGGAGGATACTGGGATGAACAATATACTTTTAATGACGCTAATGGTGACGGGCTGATTGCAATCGACGAAGTTCAAGTAGGAGAATTAACTTATTTAGGAACTCCTTTTGCTACTACAGACATATCCGTTACACCTGAATTAGGATTGTTTAGAGAAAGGATAATTCTCCAAGGCTTGTTAAATTACAGAGGAGGACAGAAGTTGTATAATAATACCGCCTCATGGCGAAATGGAAATAATAATACCAGGGAGTTGAATGATCCTTCATCATCTCTAGAAGGGCAAGCAAGAGCTATTGCATCTAAGTTCTATGGGACTGATGCCGGCTATATCGAAGATGCCTCGTTCCTACGATTAAGGGAACTCTCTTTGACATATAACTTCTCCAGAGAACTAATCAAAAATATTGGCTTTTCAAATTTAAGCTTTACAGTATCTGGACAAAACCTTGGACTTTGGACCGATTATTCTGGACTTGATCCGGAAATAAGTTCCGCAGGTCAAAATAATTTTGTGACCGAGGAATTTTTAAGCCAACCTCCCGTGAGATCATGGAAGGCTCGTCTAAACTTAACATTTTAA
- a CDS encoding RagB/SusD family nutrient uptake outer membrane protein, protein MKIINKIMKIHCRSLYTLLVILFFGLTSCDSIVEVTDPDIVTPESLDSEAGIATLRAGSLGDFAIAMSGSSAGHGGTTGLIVMSGLMTDEYYYSGTFPTRREADTRLVQNTNGDVDVIYGNLHRARASAEATISMISELGGDPNLESEMQSIVGFSYTLFAETFCSGVPFSRAPTDGGELEFGVPLTTQEMFETAISRFDNAIATGNERYSNLGKVGKARALLGLGNLTEAANELSSVSTDFVYNIEHSINSRRQENGIYTMTTVRRQFSIADEKGGNGLLFRSEMDPRTPWDGGDDLGQDDVTIYYNQLKYPSPGEPVVLASGIEARLIEAEALVAENAKEAVEEIHNNLRARIGLTPVDLSEMSETQLREFHFKERAFWLFSTGHRLGDMRRLVRIYNREVSEVFPSGAYFKGGEYGPNMTFPIPQSEANNPNYQGCLDRNP, encoded by the coding sequence ATGAAAATAATAAATAAAATTATGAAAATTCATTGTCGCTCTTTATACACGTTGCTCGTAATCCTTTTCTTTGGTTTGACTAGTTGTGATTCTATTGTAGAGGTTACGGATCCCGATATAGTGACGCCAGAATCCTTGGATAGTGAAGCTGGTATAGCCACTTTAAGGGCCGGGTCTTTAGGTGATTTTGCAATAGCTATGAGTGGTTCATCAGCGGGACACGGGGGCACCACGGGCCTTATTGTAATGAGTGGATTAATGACCGATGAATATTATTATTCCGGTACATTTCCTACCCGCCGTGAAGCAGATACGAGATTGGTTCAAAACACCAATGGAGATGTTGACGTAATATATGGTAATTTGCATCGTGCCAGGGCTTCAGCAGAAGCAACCATCAGCATGATTTCAGAATTAGGGGGAGATCCAAATCTTGAGAGCGAAATGCAAAGTATTGTTGGTTTTTCCTATACTTTGTTTGCAGAAACCTTTTGTTCCGGAGTACCTTTCAGCAGGGCTCCAACAGATGGTGGAGAGCTTGAATTTGGAGTGCCCCTTACTACTCAAGAAATGTTTGAAACTGCTATTTCGCGTTTTGATAATGCCATTGCTACAGGAAATGAGCGATATTCTAATTTAGGAAAAGTGGGGAAGGCCAGGGCATTGCTTGGGTTAGGTAATTTGACGGAAGCTGCTAATGAATTGTCATCAGTTTCCACAGATTTTGTATATAATATTGAACACTCTATAAATTCCAGAAGGCAGGAAAATGGAATTTATACTATGACTACTGTTCGTAGGCAATTTTCTATTGCAGACGAGAAAGGCGGGAATGGTCTTTTATTTAGAAGTGAAATGGATCCCAGGACCCCCTGGGATGGTGGTGATGATTTAGGCCAGGACGATGTCACAATCTATTACAATCAATTAAAGTATCCTTCACCCGGCGAACCTGTAGTCTTGGCCTCAGGCATAGAGGCAAGGTTGATTGAAGCTGAAGCTCTGGTAGCTGAAAATGCCAAGGAGGCGGTAGAAGAAATCCATAATAACTTAAGGGCCAGGATTGGGCTTACTCCAGTAGATTTATCGGAAATGAGTGAAACCCAACTAAGGGAATTTCATTTTAAAGAAAGAGCTTTTTGGTTGTTTAGTACCGGGCATAGATTAGGTGATATGCGTAGGCTTGTTAGGATTTACAATAGAGAAGTTTCAGAGGTTTTCCCCTCGGGAGCTTACTTTAAAGGTGGGGAATATGGCCCTAATATGACATTTCCTATCCCTCAGTCTGAAGCCAATAATCCTAATTACCAAGGTTGTTTAGACCGTAATCCATAA
- a CDS encoding fused MFS/spermidine synthase, with product MYQLSLIFGNASYATATTLATFFMGIAIGGWYWGNKSVKIKKPLFTYGLIEIGIAISGLLLLPAIEIYKGNYNLLYSVTGGNPYWIILLKFLFSTFLLIIPTILMGGTFPLLSKYVGKQRKNLEKRGTVLYTLNTVGAAIGAFLTGFYLIEKFGMQVTYILAITLSFSVGVLAMILCDKFKNKESGLPIKLDAGPKNKVEESDNTVYKNHLSTPQFIILALSSGFLALSLELLLFRMFAQVLQNSVYSFSAILVVFLISLGFGGIIANRLAQTNYGSKEILFLFLLFSSLTIGISPIIFNIYTDGLEYIAPYASWPVYLVEVFKLSISIVVLPATLLGTIFPFLLKAAPLKFREPGKFVGRLILFNSLGSFLGPLLAGFIFLQLFGLWVSIKLIAILYAVLALYISLSLDISKKVKWSFLTVIIIGGIFFIKDPAIVQLRPQEKLLEYWNSNNGVVSITKSENNLQMRLDNFYILGDSESLLVEQMQAHIPLFVHPSPKKVLFLGMGTGITAGASLDHTVSKVVVVELIGNIVTAAKKYFSSWTNGLFTDDRVDILKDDARNYVLGTNESFDVIIGDLFTPWHAGTGSLYTVENFQQIKKTLNPGGLFAQWLPMYQLTPEDFNTIAATFSSVFPQVTVWRADFNSTRPSIALIGQDLNAKLAQQSLKENISKIFKNNRVEKNDAYQHMVGLFYIGNLKVLKNNLDNYILNTDDKRVVEFKAPKFSQQANALQGKYLVGEELEKLTEMITSELPPKSDPYLSELPPDEKKYIKVGMLYSRYIEHFSKGKENEAKLVEQQIKKIAPNFLK from the coding sequence ATGTACCAGTTGAGTTTAATTTTTGGAAATGCCTCTTATGCAACAGCTACCACCCTCGCAACCTTTTTTATGGGCATCGCCATAGGCGGATGGTATTGGGGGAACAAATCTGTGAAAATTAAAAAGCCATTATTTACTTATGGATTAATTGAAATTGGTATAGCTATCTCTGGCTTGCTTCTTTTGCCGGCTATTGAAATTTATAAAGGAAACTATAATCTATTGTATTCTGTGACAGGGGGAAATCCATATTGGATAATTTTACTAAAGTTCTTGTTCAGTACATTCCTTCTCATCATTCCTACTATCCTTATGGGAGGAACCTTTCCACTGTTGTCAAAATACGTAGGTAAGCAACGAAAAAACCTTGAAAAAAGAGGAACGGTCTTGTATACATTAAATACTGTTGGAGCAGCTATTGGGGCTTTTTTGACCGGTTTCTATTTGATCGAAAAATTTGGAATGCAAGTAACTTATATTTTGGCAATTACTTTATCTTTTAGTGTAGGTGTACTCGCAATGATATTATGTGATAAGTTTAAGAATAAAGAAAGTGGACTTCCTATAAAATTGGATGCTGGACCCAAAAATAAAGTAGAAGAAAGTGATAATACAGTCTATAAGAATCATCTATCTACTCCACAATTTATTATATTGGCGTTGTCTTCTGGTTTTCTTGCCCTTTCTTTAGAACTCTTATTGTTTAGAATGTTTGCTCAGGTTCTGCAAAATTCAGTCTATTCATTTTCTGCTATACTTGTGGTTTTTCTAATTTCATTAGGCTTTGGGGGAATCATTGCGAATAGACTTGCACAAACAAACTATGGGTCAAAAGAAATATTATTCCTATTCCTTTTATTCAGTTCCCTAACAATTGGAATTTCTCCCATAATTTTTAATATATATACAGATGGACTGGAATATATAGCTCCATATGCTTCATGGCCTGTTTATTTAGTTGAAGTTTTTAAATTAAGTATTTCTATCGTCGTACTCCCGGCCACCTTATTGGGAACTATTTTTCCCTTCCTACTGAAGGCAGCTCCCTTAAAATTTAGAGAGCCAGGAAAATTTGTAGGCAGGTTAATACTTTTTAATTCTTTAGGTAGTTTTTTAGGCCCGCTCCTCGCAGGTTTTATATTTTTACAATTATTTGGATTGTGGGTCAGCATTAAACTTATTGCTATTTTATATGCCGTGTTGGCGCTTTACATATCACTATCTTTAGATATTTCCAAGAAAGTTAAATGGAGCTTTTTAACCGTAATAATTATTGGTGGGATATTTTTTATTAAAGACCCTGCCATAGTACAATTAAGGCCTCAGGAAAAATTATTGGAATACTGGAATTCCAATAATGGAGTGGTGTCCATCACCAAGTCGGAAAACAACCTTCAAATGAGATTGGATAATTTTTATATCCTGGGCGATTCAGAGTCTCTTTTAGTCGAACAAATGCAGGCACATATACCTCTTTTTGTTCATCCTTCCCCAAAAAAAGTATTATTCCTTGGTATGGGCACCGGCATAACGGCAGGCGCTTCTTTAGATCATACAGTAAGTAAAGTTGTGGTTGTTGAACTTATAGGAAACATAGTCACCGCAGCAAAAAAATATTTCTCTTCCTGGACTAATGGATTATTTACTGATGATCGCGTAGACATACTTAAAGATGATGCACGCAACTATGTACTTGGCACTAATGAATCTTTTGATGTAATTATAGGAGATCTTTTTACGCCCTGGCATGCCGGTACAGGAAGCCTTTATACTGTAGAAAATTTTCAACAAATTAAGAAGACTTTAAATCCTGGTGGTCTATTTGCTCAATGGTTACCAATGTATCAGTTAACCCCAGAGGATTTTAATACTATAGCTGCTACTTTTTCTTCAGTTTTCCCACAGGTAACTGTTTGGCGTGCCGATTTTAATAGTACCAGGCCAAGTATTGCTTTAATAGGCCAGGACTTAAATGCTAAACTAGCCCAACAATCTCTAAAGGAAAATATTTCGAAGATTTTTAAAAATAATAGGGTAGAAAAAAATGATGCTTATCAACACATGGTAGGCTTATTTTATATAGGAAATTTAAAGGTCTTGAAAAATAACTTGGATAATTATATACTTAATACAGATGATAAGCGTGTGGTAGAATTTAAAGCTCCTAAATTTTCCCAACAGGCAAATGCGCTCCAGGGAAAATATTTAGTAGGAGAAGAATTGGAAAAATTAACTGAAATGATAACATCAGAACTACCACCCAAAAGTGATCCCTATCTTTCAGAATTACCTCCAGATGAGAAAAAATATATTAAAGTTGGCATGCTTTATTCCAGATACATAGAACATTTTTCTAAAGGTAAGGAAAATGAGGCAAAACTTGTGGAGCAGCAAATTAAAAAAATAGCTCCTAATTTTCTAAAATAA